One genomic window of Hymenobacter sp. J193 includes the following:
- a CDS encoding PAS domain S-box protein: MADRSAAASRHLHHKLAQARRLLGETRTQLHQARLHTTRLQQAAATQAAALLHTLDNAIIVAGSDLRVSLVSPAYCHLFGLPQPYIHYLGAPVGEVLEQFTIGFQHPDEAVKLHRHALEQQVPLQDALLSLANGRILKLNYLPVAEQGVVALHLWSYQDVTQQQHLQAHISQLSRLAEFSPHPIICYTPAGHPQYFNPAAGPVLEELTAQPSQEGNQFLRHELTAALAAGQTRFRQFALNDHVYYWTVVPLLTEDCVNVYLTDFTDQQRLTTELASSQRLLERVLETAPNVVYTFDLLEERVTYCNRHMYDLLGYTEQELMAMGVEEWQQLLAAEDRTPMRDYWHAMRSAADGEIRTMEYHVYHRNGARLCLRTSTTPLERDASGQAWLAAGALEDITKWKQAEAQRRAINRGLAEKNRLFQQIIDTSPQLIFIRDNQGRFQLANQAAADFYGVSKRQLLRGTYADVMPDEEVRTRLLEQDQQVIQARIELSTEEHFEWHDGRERWFQCLKQPFVLADGTVQVLAVASEITAQKQVNAELRQAKETAEQTARVKQEFLANISHEIRTPMHGILGVANLLGRTPLTDEQREFVQHIQESAENLLVVINDVLDVSQLLTGKIKLEERVFDVRDVLRRSAEAVRFRVEEKGISLHLELPAPDVPTQVLGDPYRLTQILLNLLSNAVKFTNQGHVTLRCEPLPHQAKMCCFAFVVEDTGIGIAASQLEEMFEPFTQASASTARRYGGTGLGLSISKGLVERLGGTITAHSQVQQGSTFRVELPLQPVIGPATAAPTAVEQPPLGPHRLLLVEDNAVSLFLTKKLLANWGLVVDAAPSGAEALELFRAHSYALVLMDIQMPEMDGITTTHHLRQHPDAQRAATPVVALTANALPDQTQLYRAAGFQAFLSKPFSDQQLYVLLQHHLPAKAHITEQLFDLKNIQLVAQGDEAFIRHMMQLFIDTAPPALAKLEGFYAQQQWQRVAEMAHHLKSSFYSLNVRSLLEPIRELEAAASHPHVDAGHVATLIQYIRQVAETVIEQLRSQIGA, from the coding sequence ATGGCCGACCGCTCCGCTGCCGCTTCCCGCCACCTGCATCATAAGCTAGCCCAGGCCCGGCGCCTGCTGGGCGAGACCCGCACCCAGTTGCACCAGGCTCGTCTGCACACCACCCGGCTGCAGCAGGCTGCCGCCACCCAGGCGGCCGCCCTGCTGCACACCCTTGACAATGCTATTATCGTAGCCGGCTCCGACCTGCGCGTTTCCCTGGTCAGCCCGGCTTACTGCCACCTGTTTGGGCTGCCGCAGCCGTATATTCACTACCTGGGTGCGCCAGTGGGCGAAGTGCTTGAGCAGTTTACCATCGGATTTCAGCACCCCGACGAAGCGGTGAAGCTGCACCGCCACGCCCTGGAGCAGCAGGTACCCCTGCAGGACGCGCTGCTGTCCCTGGCCAATGGGCGCATTTTGAAGCTCAACTACCTGCCCGTGGCCGAGCAAGGCGTGGTGGCCCTGCACCTGTGGAGCTACCAGGACGTGACGCAGCAGCAGCACCTGCAGGCTCATATCAGTCAGCTTTCCCGCCTGGCCGAGTTCAGCCCCCACCCCATTATCTGCTACACGCCGGCCGGCCATCCGCAGTATTTCAATCCCGCGGCCGGGCCCGTGCTGGAGGAGCTCACCGCTCAGCCTTCCCAGGAAGGCAACCAGTTTCTGCGCCATGAGCTGACGGCGGCCCTGGCGGCGGGCCAGACGCGCTTCCGGCAGTTTGCCCTGAACGACCACGTGTACTACTGGACGGTGGTGCCGCTGCTTACGGAAGATTGCGTGAACGTGTACCTCACCGATTTCACGGATCAGCAGCGCCTTACCACCGAGCTGGCCAGCAGCCAGCGCCTGCTGGAGCGCGTGCTGGAAACGGCACCGAACGTTGTCTACACCTTTGATCTGCTGGAAGAGCGGGTTACGTACTGCAACCGGCACATGTACGACCTGCTGGGCTATACCGAGCAGGAACTCATGGCCATGGGCGTGGAGGAGTGGCAGCAGCTGCTCGCGGCCGAGGACCGCACCCCCATGCGCGACTACTGGCACGCCATGCGGTCCGCCGCCGACGGCGAAATCCGAACGATGGAGTACCACGTTTACCATCGCAACGGCGCCCGCCTATGCCTGCGCACCAGCACTACCCCGCTGGAGCGCGACGCCTCAGGCCAGGCCTGGCTGGCGGCCGGGGCCCTGGAAGACATTACCAAATGGAAGCAGGCCGAAGCCCAGCGCCGGGCCATCAACCGGGGATTGGCGGAGAAAAACCGGCTGTTTCAGCAGATCATCGACACCTCGCCCCAGCTTATTTTCATCCGGGATAACCAGGGCCGTTTTCAACTGGCCAATCAGGCAGCCGCAGACTTCTACGGCGTCTCGAAAAGGCAGCTGCTACGCGGCACCTATGCCGATGTGATGCCCGACGAAGAAGTGCGCACGCGGCTGCTGGAGCAGGATCAGCAGGTTATTCAGGCACGGATAGAGCTTTCCACCGAAGAGCATTTTGAGTGGCACGACGGGCGTGAGCGGTGGTTTCAGTGCCTGAAGCAGCCGTTTGTGCTGGCCGATGGCACGGTGCAGGTGCTGGCGGTAGCCAGCGAAATAACGGCGCAGAAACAGGTCAATGCCGAGCTGCGGCAGGCCAAGGAAACCGCCGAGCAGACGGCCCGCGTCAAGCAGGAGTTTTTGGCTAATATCAGCCACGAGATTCGCACGCCCATGCACGGCATTCTGGGCGTAGCCAACCTGCTGGGCCGCACTCCGCTCACCGATGAGCAGCGCGAGTTTGTGCAGCACATTCAGGAATCGGCCGAAAACCTGCTGGTGGTGATAAACGACGTGCTGGACGTGTCGCAGCTGCTGACGGGCAAAATTAAGCTGGAGGAGCGGGTGTTCGACGTGCGCGACGTGCTGCGCCGCAGCGCGGAGGCGGTGCGCTTCCGGGTTGAGGAAAAAGGCATCAGCCTGCATTTGGAGCTGCCCGCCCCCGACGTGCCCACCCAGGTGCTCGGCGACCCGTACCGCCTCACCCAGATCCTGCTGAACCTGCTCAGCAACGCCGTTAAATTCACGAACCAGGGCCACGTGACCCTACGCTGCGAGCCGCTGCCCCACCAAGCCAAGATGTGCTGCTTTGCCTTTGTAGTGGAAGATACCGGTATTGGCATTGCGGCCTCGCAGCTCGAAGAAATGTTTGAGCCCTTCACCCAGGCCTCAGCCAGCACGGCCCGGCGCTACGGTGGCACTGGCCTGGGGCTGAGCATCAGCAAAGGGCTGGTAGAGCGGCTGGGCGGCACCATCACGGCCCACAGCCAGGTACAGCAGGGCAGCACGTTCCGGGTAGAGCTGCCGCTGCAGCCGGTTATCGGCCCGGCTACGGCCGCCCCTACGGCCGTGGAGCAGCCCCCACTCGGACCCCACCGCCTTCTGCTGGTGGAAGACAACGCGGTGAGCTTGTTTCTGACGAAAAAGCTGCTGGCCAACTGGGGGCTGGTGGTAGATGCGGCCCCCAGCGGAGCCGAGGCCCTGGAGCTGTTCCGGGCGCATTCGTACGCGCTGGTGCTGATGGATATCCAGATGCCCGAAATGGACGGCATCACCACCACCCACCACCTGCGCCAGCACCCCGATGCGCAGCGAGCGGCCACGCCGGTAGTAGCCCTCACGGCCAACGCGCTACCCGATCAGACGCAGCTGTACCGGGCTGCGGGCTTCCAGGCTTTCCTGTCCAAGCCCTTCTCCGACCAGCAACTGTATGTGCTGCTGCAGCACCACTTGCCCGCTAAGGCGCATATTACGGAGCAGCTGTTCGATTTAAAAAACATTCAACTGGTAGCCCAGGGCGACGAGGCCTTTATCCGGCACATGATGCAGCTCTTCATCGACACGGCCCCGCCGGCCCTGGCTAAGCTGGAAGGCTTCTACGCGCAGCAGCAGTGGCAGCGCGTGGCCGAAATGGCGCACCACCTCAAAAGCAGCTTTTACTCGCTCAACGTGCGCAGCCTGCTGGAGCCTATCCGGGAGTTGGAAGCCGCCGCCAGCCACCCGCACGTAGATGCCGGGCACGTAGCCACCCTTATCCAGTACATCCGGCAGGTGGCGGAAACCGTGATAGAGCAGCTCCGTTCGCAGATTGGCGCCTGA
- a CDS encoding T9SS type A sorting domain-containing protein, producing MSLLPVCAAARRRGILTFLALISWLQATAADPVTYYSVTGAPPVVATSCITVVCTKVNNKERATDAALDNFATLDLGIIAGSASISMKLNGTVPAYSRAGVVVSGTATVLSLNLLGGARITTYAKGVEKDKMVVDMNLLKPAIGSSRPTRLEFEAPQAFDEIKLEYYQTASIDIFNQHDLRVYYAYGISNSNQNEVQGYLSRTNSASTAVSPGALGLCLNTAVAHPERATDTDLTSNYASFGSAVDVSCPATLNVGLEGIAPAGYHAGFVIGNGGLLDASVLAGLQVRTYLGDEEQETFSGASLLRLNLLPDGSNRYYVSFATSEAFDRVSISRTELLSALNNVRLYYGFGIEPRAFEAETITLSDNTTATPTQDFQARSNSVLSVNINGTVNGIINPQNAANASTTDYAKITSLVNVLGTQRLKVKLNGTGQAGNTAGVVLQLGEGLLDASLLNNFRINTYGGPDGNTLLESASGASALQLAVLGGNKSELTLRTTQDFSWVELEVNNGLSALGDVRMYYGLADDRPYGFPNNIVTPVVLPVELTAWQAQVQGGSVLLQWRTASEQQSSHFIVERATQAGANEFVAVGQVQAAGSNSQARTYTLRDAQAGKLGAAKLYYRLRQVDLDGHQKISEVVVAELGAASYALQVYPNPATAAGVLQVALTGLPQLGQSVRILDNQGRLVREYPVLQLGQQLLVQHLPAGMYHVLLRGGNGQRLANQKIVVTP from the coding sequence ATGAGCCTTCTTCCTGTTTGTGCCGCCGCCCGTCGCCGCGGTATTCTGACTTTCCTGGCCCTGATTTCCTGGCTGCAGGCCACCGCCGCCGACCCCGTGACGTACTATTCTGTAACCGGGGCACCGCCCGTGGTTGCCACCAGTTGTATTACGGTGGTTTGTACCAAAGTAAACAACAAAGAACGAGCTACTGACGCGGCCCTCGACAATTTTGCCACCCTGGATCTGGGCATCATTGCGGGCTCAGCTTCCATCTCTATGAAGCTCAACGGTACGGTTCCGGCGTACAGTCGGGCGGGGGTAGTAGTGAGCGGCACGGCTACGGTACTCAGCCTCAACCTGCTGGGTGGGGCGCGTATTACCACGTATGCCAAGGGCGTGGAGAAAGACAAGATGGTGGTGGATATGAACCTGCTCAAGCCCGCTATTGGCTCCAGCCGGCCTACGCGCCTGGAGTTTGAGGCCCCGCAGGCTTTCGATGAGATAAAGCTGGAGTATTACCAGACCGCCAGCATCGACATCTTCAACCAGCACGACCTGCGGGTATACTACGCCTACGGCATCAGCAACAGCAACCAGAATGAGGTGCAGGGCTACCTGTCGCGTACCAACAGTGCCAGCACGGCCGTATCGCCGGGTGCGCTGGGCTTGTGCCTGAATACGGCCGTAGCACACCCCGAGCGGGCCACCGACACGGACCTGACTTCCAACTACGCTTCTTTTGGCAGCGCCGTTGATGTAAGCTGCCCGGCCACGCTGAACGTTGGTTTGGAAGGTATTGCTCCAGCCGGCTACCACGCGGGGTTTGTGATTGGCAATGGCGGCCTGCTCGACGCCAGCGTACTGGCCGGCCTGCAGGTGCGCACCTACCTCGGTGATGAGGAGCAGGAAACATTTAGCGGCGCCTCCCTGCTGCGCCTTAATCTCTTGCCCGACGGCAGCAACCGCTACTACGTGAGCTTTGCCACCAGCGAAGCCTTTGACCGGGTTTCTATCAGCCGGACAGAGCTGCTGAGCGCTCTGAATAATGTGCGTCTGTACTACGGTTTCGGAATTGAGCCGCGGGCTTTCGAGGCCGAAACCATTACGCTTTCCGACAATACCACCGCCACGCCAACCCAGGACTTTCAGGCTCGGTCCAACAGTGTACTGTCGGTGAATATCAATGGAACGGTAAATGGCATTATAAACCCGCAGAATGCCGCCAATGCCTCCACAACGGACTATGCCAAGATTACCAGTCTGGTAAACGTGTTGGGTACGCAGCGCCTCAAAGTAAAGCTGAATGGCACCGGCCAGGCCGGCAATACCGCCGGCGTGGTGCTGCAGCTGGGGGAAGGCCTGCTCGACGCCAGCCTGCTCAATAACTTTCGTATCAACACTTACGGCGGGCCCGATGGCAACACCCTGCTCGAAAGCGCCAGCGGAGCCTCGGCCCTGCAGCTGGCGGTGCTGGGCGGCAACAAGAGTGAGCTGACGCTCCGGACCACGCAGGATTTTTCGTGGGTGGAGCTGGAAGTAAATAACGGCCTCAGTGCCCTCGGTGACGTGCGCATGTACTACGGGCTGGCCGATGACCGTCCGTACGGCTTTCCCAATAACATCGTAACGCCCGTGGTGCTGCCCGTGGAGCTTACCGCCTGGCAGGCCCAGGTGCAGGGTGGCAGCGTACTGCTGCAGTGGCGTACGGCCTCAGAGCAGCAAAGCAGCCACTTTATAGTGGAGCGGGCCACCCAGGCCGGCGCTAATGAATTTGTGGCAGTAGGCCAGGTGCAGGCCGCCGGCAGCAACTCGCAGGCCCGTACCTACACCCTGCGCGACGCGCAGGCCGGTAAGCTGGGTGCCGCCAAGCTTTACTACCGCCTGCGGCAGGTAGACCTGGACGGGCATCAGAAGATATCGGAAGTGGTGGTGGCCGAGCTGGGCGCGGCCAGCTACGCGCTGCAGGTGTACCCCAACCCGGCTACCGCAGCTGGTGTTTTGCAGGTTGCCCTCACGGGCCTGCCGCAGCTGGGGCAGTCGGTGCGTATCCTCGACAACCAGGGGCGGCTGGTGCGCGAGTATCCGGTGTTGCAGCTAGGGCAGCAGCTACTGGTGCAGCACCTGCCCGCCGGTATGTATCACGTGCTGCTGCGGGGTGGCAACGGTCAGCGGCTGGCCAACCAGAAAATAGTAGTTACGCCGTAG
- a CDS encoding T9SS type A sorting domain-containing protein, with amino-acid sequence MIKLLRFVSFLLLFGLLPGSALLSQAAAQPTEKAGNKPQLEEKNLLVYPNPSTGIVQVSVLGFKGRKLELRVLNIIGTVVYRETVTELNDRFTRTLDLSKFASGLYYVKLDSDNTSTMRKLVIR; translated from the coding sequence ATGATAAAACTCCTACGCTTCGTTTCCTTTCTCCTGCTGTTTGGCCTGCTGCCCGGCTCGGCCTTGCTGTCGCAGGCGGCCGCTCAGCCCACGGAGAAGGCAGGCAATAAACCTCAGCTTGAGGAAAAAAACCTGTTGGTGTATCCCAATCCCAGCACGGGTATCGTGCAGGTATCGGTACTGGGTTTCAAAGGCCGTAAGCTGGAGCTGCGGGTGCTAAACATCATCGGCACCGTGGTATACCGCGAAACCGTGACGGAGCTCAACGACCGTTTTACCCGCACGCTCGACCTGAGCAAGTTCGCCAGCGGCCTCTACTACGTCAAGCTCGACTCCGACAATACCAGCACCATGCGCAAGCTCGTGATTCGCTAG
- a CDS encoding NAD(P)/FAD-dependent oxidoreductase: MSILIIGGGLAGLAAALDLAGRGLAVTLVERKQYPFHRVCGEYISNEVLPYLRRLGADPAVLRPARIEQLLVSSPAGRVVRAPLGLGGFGISRYQLDFFLYQLALERGVQVETATVADIVFDAATSTHRATLADGRTLTAQVVLGAYGKRANLDRQLNRPFFRQRSPYLAVKYHLRYDFPRHLIALHNFADGYAGLSAIEDDKYCFCYLTTRQNLKQHGTIPALETAVLARNPFLARVFGQAEFLYPQPEVINEISFAPKAPVENHVLMCGDAAGLITPLCGNGMAMALHGAALAAEHIHAFVRGDVGRPELESCYRQAWQRQFGSRLRVGRTVQRLFGRPVMSEAGYWRAALLASCRADTYWRHPRPTVLILFQGTRA, from the coding sequence GTGAGCATTCTCATAATCGGTGGGGGGCTGGCCGGGCTGGCTGCAGCCCTTGACCTGGCCGGGCGCGGGCTGGCCGTTACGCTGGTGGAGCGCAAGCAATACCCTTTCCACCGGGTGTGCGGCGAATACATTTCCAACGAGGTGCTGCCTTATCTGCGCCGCCTCGGCGCCGACCCCGCCGTGCTGCGCCCGGCCCGCATTGAGCAGCTGCTGGTCAGTTCCCCGGCTGGCCGCGTGGTGCGCGCCCCGCTGGGTTTGGGCGGCTTTGGAATAAGCCGCTACCAGCTCGACTTTTTCCTGTACCAGCTGGCCCTGGAGCGTGGCGTGCAAGTGGAAACCGCCACCGTCGCCGACATAGTTTTTGATGCCGCTACGAGTACGCACCGCGCTACCCTGGCCGATGGCCGCACGCTTACGGCGCAGGTGGTGCTGGGCGCCTATGGCAAGCGGGCCAACCTCGACCGGCAGCTCAACCGCCCCTTTTTCCGGCAACGCTCCCCTTACCTGGCCGTCAAGTACCACCTGCGCTACGACTTCCCGCGCCACCTCATTGCCCTGCACAACTTCGCCGACGGCTACGCGGGCCTGTCTGCCATCGAAGACGACAAGTACTGCTTCTGCTACCTCACCACCCGCCAAAACCTTAAGCAGCACGGCACCATTCCAGCTCTCGAAACTGCCGTGCTGGCCCGCAACCCCTTTCTGGCCCGGGTATTCGGGCAAGCCGAATTCCTGTATCCGCAGCCCGAGGTTATCAACGAAATATCCTTCGCCCCGAAAGCGCCGGTGGAAAACCACGTGCTGATGTGCGGCGACGCGGCCGGGCTGATTACCCCACTGTGCGGCAATGGCATGGCCATGGCCCTGCACGGCGCGGCCCTGGCCGCCGAGCATATCCATGCCTTCGTGCGGGGCGACGTCGGGCGACCGGAGTTGGAAAGCTGCTACCGGCAGGCCTGGCAGCGGCAGTTTGGCAGCCGCCTGCGCGTGGGCCGCACCGTGCAGCGGCTGTTTGGCCGCCCCGTGATGAGCGAAGCTGGTTATTGGCGGGCTGCGCTACTGGCCAGCTGCCGTGCGGACACTTATTGGCGGCACCCACGGCCAACCGTTTTAATCCTGTTCCAGGGTACGCGGGCCTAA
- a CDS encoding sigma-54 dependent transcriptional regulator, translating into MPIATPAFRIFIVEDNEWYGQLLAYRLNQNPDYTVTRFASAQECLSQLAQKPDLISLDYGLPDMAGDEVFRRIKVQLPDVAVVVISAQEDVRTAISLLRQGAYDYLVKDEDTPDRLWHVAGNVQRQVTLRRENEQLRQQLGQATDPRRTLLGCSPQMQQLQGLIEKAGRTNISVSLTGETGTGKELVAKAIHALSERRTGAFVAVNVAAIPRELLESELFGHEKGAFTGAVSRRVGRFEEAHQGTLFLDEIADLDFSLQSKLLRALQEREVYRVGGNSAIRFDARLIVATHHDLAERVRQGAFREDLFYRLLGLPIALPPLRERGDDVLLLAEAFLRDFAARNNLAVHSFSPAACLKLQQYAFPGNVRELKAVVELGAVLAEGDTIEPADLQLRSTSPAASPDTPAPLRAQVASIVQRCLDANQGNILQAAAQLCIGKSTLYRMLQNKEVYIK; encoded by the coding sequence ATGCCCATTGCTACGCCGGCCTTCCGCATATTCATCGTTGAAGATAATGAGTGGTACGGCCAGCTGCTGGCTTACCGCCTCAACCAGAACCCCGACTACACGGTTACCCGGTTTGCCTCGGCCCAGGAGTGCCTGAGCCAGCTCGCGCAGAAGCCTGACCTGATCAGCCTAGACTATGGCCTCCCCGACATGGCTGGGGATGAGGTTTTTCGCCGCATCAAGGTGCAGCTGCCTGACGTGGCGGTAGTCGTTATATCGGCCCAGGAAGACGTGCGCACGGCCATTTCCCTGTTGCGCCAGGGAGCCTACGATTATTTGGTGAAGGACGAAGACACCCCGGACCGCCTCTGGCATGTGGCGGGCAACGTACAGCGGCAGGTGACGCTGCGCCGCGAAAACGAGCAGCTACGCCAGCAGCTGGGCCAGGCCACCGACCCGCGCCGGACGCTCTTGGGCTGTAGCCCACAGATGCAGCAGCTGCAGGGACTGATTGAAAAAGCGGGCCGCACCAACATCAGCGTGTCGCTGACGGGCGAAACCGGCACGGGCAAAGAACTGGTAGCCAAAGCCATTCATGCCCTTTCGGAGCGGCGCACCGGTGCCTTTGTGGCCGTGAACGTGGCCGCCATCCCGCGGGAGCTGCTGGAAAGTGAGCTGTTCGGGCACGAGAAAGGCGCCTTTACGGGTGCCGTGAGTCGCCGGGTGGGCCGGTTTGAGGAAGCCCACCAGGGCACCCTGTTTCTGGACGAAATTGCCGACCTCGACTTCAGCCTGCAGTCGAAGCTGCTGCGGGCCCTGCAGGAGCGCGAAGTGTACCGGGTAGGAGGAAACTCCGCCATTCGCTTTGATGCCCGCCTAATTGTGGCCACGCACCACGACCTGGCCGAGCGGGTGCGGCAGGGCGCCTTCCGGGAGGATTTGTTTTACCGTCTGCTAGGCCTGCCTATTGCGCTGCCGCCCCTGCGCGAGCGGGGCGACGACGTGCTGCTGCTGGCTGAGGCCTTTCTGCGCGACTTTGCGGCCCGCAACAACTTGGCCGTGCATTCTTTTTCGCCCGCTGCCTGCCTCAAGCTCCAGCAATACGCTTTTCCTGGCAACGTGCGCGAGCTGAAAGCCGTGGTGGAGCTGGGCGCCGTGCTGGCCGAGGGCGACACTATCGAGCCGGCGGACCTGCAGCTGCGGTCTACTTCGCCCGCTGCCAGCCCGGACACTCCTGCGCCCTTGCGTGCTCAGGTGGCCAGCATTGTACAGCGCTGCCTCGATGCAAACCAAGGCAACATCCTGCAGGCAGCGGCCCAGCTTTGCATCGGCAAGTCCACGCTGTACCGCATGCTCCAGAACAAGGAAGTGTATATCAAGTAA